The Epinephelus lanceolatus isolate andai-2023 chromosome 11, ASM4190304v1, whole genome shotgun sequence genome window below encodes:
- the slc22a6l gene encoding solute carrier family 22 member 6, whose protein sequence is MAFGDLLEQVGGTGRFQILHVFLLCVPVLMMASHNLLQNFVASVPPHFCSAHTNLSQTQLSPEEMLLVTVPLDQNGKPHRCQRYVAPQWHLLAKNGTSGSGAGGDTQDGLDAHLQGCTDGWSYNMTAMSSTIISDWHLVCDLRPLKEMGQTVYMGGVLVGALVFGGLADRYGRRMLLIISNLLMAVSGTCAAFSTSFSLFCLSRFGCGMALSGLGLNTFSLIVEWIPTRVRTVVGTITGYCYTVGQLLLAVIAYYIRDWRWLTLAVSLPFYVFFLIAWWFHESSRWLALSNKPEQAIKNLKSVAKFNGRSDEGDKIDIKMLQESMKKEMSCTQGSYSVLDLFRTPVMRTMTVCLSAVWLSTSFAYYGLAMDLQKFGVDIYLIQVIFGAVDIPAKVVITVSMSFIGRRPSQCGALIIAGITILINLLVPNDKQTVRTCMAVMGKGCLAASFNCCYLYSGELYPTIIRQNGMGWVSMMARVGAMVAPMVLLLGDYQPWIPGLIYGGAPILSGVAGMFLPETLGSPLPDTIQDVEERGTGRNSKKPPKEAIILQDTEANLLKQAA, encoded by the exons ATGGCATTTGGTGACCTCCTAGAGCAGGTGGGGGGCACAGGACGCTTCCAGATCCTGCATGTGTTCCTTCTCTGCGTGCCCGTCCTGATGATGGCCAGTCACAACCTGCTGCAGAACTTTGTAGCCTCGGTGCCTCCTCACTTCTGCAGCGCGCACACAAACCTCTCCCAGACCCAGCTGAGCCCAGAGGAAATGCTGCTGGTCACAGTGCCGCTAGACCAGAATGGGAAGCCCCACAGGTGCCAGCGTTACGTTGCTCCACAGTGGCACCTTCTGGCTAAGAATGGGACCTCTGGTTCAGGGGCCGGTGGAGACACTCAGGATGGTTTGGATGCTCATCTGCAGGGATGCACAGATGGATGGTCCTATAATATGACTGCGATGAGTTCCACAATCATATCTGAT TGGCACTTGGTGTGTGATCTGCGGCCTTTGAAAGAAATGGGACAAACGGTCTACATGGGAGGTGTGCTTGTGGGAGCCCTTGTCTTTGGAGGTCTTGCAGACCG ATATGGTCGACGCATGCTCCTGATCATTTCTAACCTGCTGATGGCAGTGTCAGGAACATGTGCTGCTTTCTCGacctccttctccctcttctGCCTGTCCCGCTTTGGTTGTGGCATGGCTCTGTCTGGCCTGGGCCTCAACACCTTCTCACTCA TTGTCGAGTGGATTCCGACTCGTGTGCGAACTGTGGTGGGAACAATAACGGGTTACTGTTACACAGTAGGACAGTTGCTCCTGGCAGTCATTGCCTACTATATCCGGGACTGGAGGTGGTTAACCCTGGCTGTGTCTTTGCCCTTCTATGTCTTCTTCCTCATTGCATG GTGGTTTCACGAGTCTTCAAGATGGTTGGCTCTGAGTAATAAGCCTGAACAAGCCATCAAGAACCTTAAAAGTGTGGCCAAATTTAACGGACGGAGCGATGAGGGAGATAAAATCGACATTAAA ATGCTACAGGAGTCCATGAAGAAAGAGATGTCCTGTACACAAGGGTCCTACTCTGTCCTGGATCTGTTTCGCACACCCGTAATGAGAACTATGACAGTCTGCCTCAGTGCTGTCTG GCTATCAACGAGCTTTGCCTACTATGGTCTTGCTATGGATCTGCAAAAGTTTGGGGTGGACATCTACTTAATCCAAGTGATCTTTGGAGCTGTTGACATTCCTGCTAAAGTCGTTATAACTGTGTCTATGAGTTTTATTGGCCGGCGTCCATCACAATGTGGTGCTCTAATCATCGCTGGAATCACTATTTTGATCAACCTACTGGTACCTAATG ATAAACAGACTGTGCGCACCTGTATGGCTGTAATGGGTAAAGGTTGCCTCGCTGCCTCCTTCAACTGCTGCTACCTTTACTCTGGAGAGCTGTACCCAACCATCATTCG TCAGAATGGCATGGGCTGGGTATCAATGATGGCTCGTGTAGGAGCCATGGTGGCCCCTATGGTGCTTCTCCTGGGTGACTACCAACCTTGGATACCGGGTTTAATCTACGGAGGAGCTCCCATTCTCAGCGGAGTGGCTGGAATGTTTCTTCCTGAAACACTTGGCTCACCCCTCCCTGACACAATACAAGACGTGGAGGAGAG GGGAACTGGGAGAAACTCCAAAAAGCCACCAAAGGAAGCGATAATCCTGCAAGACACTGAGGCGAACCTCCTGAAGCAGGCTGCCTGA